A genomic window from Sphingobacteriales bacterium includes:
- a CDS encoding isoprenoid biosynthesis protein ElbB translates to KVIKEMLELNKPIGALCISPVMLAKIIGNGVELTIGNDKGTIQAIKSFGGEHKITDHGEIVFDRKYKVVTTPCYMLDAGIEQIAEGAENLVNKILELTD, encoded by the coding sequence AAGGTCATCAAAGAGATGCTGGAGTTGAACAAACCTATCGGGGCATTGTGTATTTCACCAGTCATGCTTGCAAAAATCATCGGTAACGGAGTCGAACTAACCATCGGCAACGATAAAGGTACCATTCAGGCCATAAAAAGTTTTGGCGGGGAACATAAAATTACCGACCACGGAGAAATTGTTTTTGACAGAAAATACAAGGTGGTTACCACTCCATGCTATATGCTGGATGCTGGCATCGAACAGATTGCTGAAGGAGCTGAAAATCTGGTCAATAAAATATTAGAGCTAACTGATTGA